GCTCGACCCTGTTGCCGGGCGAATCCGCCGACAGCCTGTTGCGCCGCGCCGACAGCGCGCTATATGTCGCCAAGCGCGAGGGCCGCAATCGCCTGACCATGGCGGGCTGATATTTCTCAGCCAACAAAAACGGGAGCCGAGGCTCCCGTTTTTTATTGATGCCGCCGAAATCAGCTCTCGACCAGCGCCCGACGCTCACGCCCGACCATCACCCGCTCCGACAGCTCAAGCTGCATGCAGCGCTCCAGGAACAGGTACATGTAGTCGTAGCTCTTGCAAATCGCCTGTCGCAGTTCCACCTGCAAGGCCTTGCTCGGGTTCGTCCCGGCCAGGGTGCAGATGATCTCCAACGCTTCCCAAGGGTGGGCATCGTCGTACTGGGCATGCATCTTCAGCCACTTCATCGCCCGCTTGCGATCCTCTTCAGGGAAGGCGGCGGCATAGACACCCGTCGAACATACCAGCGCCGACCACTCCCCGGTCGCGCCTTCGATGGCGTAGTTGGTGGCCGCGATGGCCACGATCAGTGAATCCGCCGAGCTGGTGTGCCAGCACCAGTGGCTCAGGGCATGCAACTCCGGTGGCACCTGCTGCGCCTGCAGATCTTCCAGGCTCACCCCATGGGCCCGGCTCCAGTGCAGCCAGTAATCGGCATGGTTGAGTTCGACGCGGATGTTGCGCATCAACCAGCGCCGCGCCATGTCTTCACCCGGGTGACGGGCGAATTTGGTTTTAGTGAGATTCTGCGCCATGTACAAGGCGAATTGCTCAACGACGGGCCAGCCCCCGATCAGGTACTGGCGCATGGTTTTGGCGCTGAGCTTGTTATCACGCATGCGCAGATAAAGTTCATGTTCGACAACCCGGCGTTTGCTCTCGCTGCAATCCTGGATCAACTGTTGCGCCCAGGCGGGATAACTTGCAGCTTCCATGAGTGGTCCGGTTCGGTTGAATGTGTCGATCACTGTTCGGCTCCTTTTGATTTGTGATTGTAAGGATCGGCAAGAGATTTCAACGGAACGTGCCAGGCGCCTTGAATAACAGTGGCTGCGGTCTGGCGGGCCGACTTTGCAAACTGTCACAGGTAAACAATTGCGGGCGTTCCACAACATAACCCTGAGCGTAATCCACGCCGATTTCAAGCAAAGCCTGCTCAATCTGCGCCGTTTCAACAAACTCGGCAATTGTCTGCTTACCCATGACATGCCCGATGTGATTGATCACTTCGACCATTGCACGGTTAATCGGGTCGTCCAGCATATCCTTTACGAAACTCCCGTCGATCTTCAGGAAGTCTACAGGCAAATGTTTCAAATAAGCGAATGAAGACATTCCGGCACAAAAGTCATCCAGTGAGAAATAACATCCCAACCCTTTGAGTTCATTAATAAATCTGATTGCACTACCAAGATTTGCAATGGCACTGGTTTCTGTAATTTCAAAACAAATCATTTCAGGCGGTACGCCGTATTTATCAAACTGCTCGCGTAGAAAGTGCAAAAACGCGTCATCTCCGATAGTAATGCCTGAAAGATTAATCGCACACATTGCCAGAGGGCCTTCGCACTCTTCGTTAATACATTGAGCAATAACCTTAAATACATTCTGCACAACCCAGCGATCCAGCGAGGTCATCAAACCGTAACGCTCGGCCGCCGGTATGAAACTGTCCGGGAGAATCATCCGACCCGCTTCGTCATGCAGGCGCAGCAGAATTTCGATGTGCCCGCGGGTGCCGCCGGCAACCGAACCCAGCGGAGCGATTTCCTGGGCGTAGAGACAGAAGCGGTTTTCCTCCAGGGCCATGTGCAGGCGTTGCACCCACGCCATCTCGCCGAAGCGCAGAGACAACTCCGAATCGTCGGCGTGATAGACCTGCACCCGGTTGCGACCCTTTTCCTTGGCCATGTAGCAGGCCATGTCGGCGGCGCGCAACGAGGCTTCGAGGGTGGTCGGGGTTTGCGCGACGTGCACCAGGCCGATGCTGACAGTGGTCAGGAACGGCCGCCCCTTCCAGACAAAATGCAGGTTCTGTACGGTCTGGCGCAGCCCCTCGGCGATTTTCTCGGCCGCCTCCGGTGCGCAGTTCTCCAGCAGGATGCCGAACTCGTCCCCACCCAGCCGCGCCAGAGTGTCGCCCTCGCGCAGGCCCGATTGCAGCAACGCACAGATATGCCGCAGCAACTCATCGCCGGCCGCATGCCCGCAAGTGTCGTTGACCAGCTTGAACTGATCGAGATCGAGGAACATCAGCGCATGCCGCCCCGGCTGCCGGGTCAGGTTGTGCAGGGCCTGTTCGAGGCGGTATTCGAACTCGCGACGGTTGGCCAGGCCGGTCAGCGCGTCGTGGGTGGCCTGCCACGACAGATTGGCGATGTATTGCCGCTCCTGGGTCATGTCATGCAGCACCAGCACCGTCCCGCTGACCTTGCCGGCGTTGCGGATCGGTGCGCCGACCAGGGTCACCGACACAGTGCTGCCATCCAGCCGCTGGATCAGCTTGGAATGCTCGCTGCCGCCCGTGAGCTGGCCGCTGAGAATGTGCTCGATCAGGGTCAACCCCTCGCTCTGGGCATTGTCATCCAGCAGGTTGAACAACGCCGCGAGCGGAAGACCGGCCGCCTGTTCGGCCTTCCAGTGGGTCAACGCTTCGGCGGCCGGGTTCATGTAGTCGATCGCCCCGCTCACATCGGTGGTGATCACCCCGTCGCCGATCGAGTGCAGGGTGACATGGGCCCGATCCTTTTCCAGTTGCAACGCTTCGGCGAAGGCGTGTCGCTGCTTGAGCAGTTTGCGGGTGCGCAACAGTGCCAGCACGATCAGGCCCAGCGCGGTGGCAAGGTTGGTGAACAGCAGCAGACGCAGGATCATCCGCGAACCTTCACCCAAGGCATCGCTGAACGCCTTGGCGGCCGGGGTCACGCCATCATTGATGGCAAAAATCCGCTCTTTCCAGCGGCGGATATCGGCCTCGGTGGCGGCATTGGCCGTGATGCGCTGATGCATCTCCTGCGCCACGCCGTCGAGCTCCACCAGATAGGCATCGCCCAGCGTCCAGCGGTCGATGGCGGTTTCCAGGTAACTGAAGTGACGGAAATTCAGGTACAGCCAGATCAGACTGGAAACATCGTCCGGATGATTACCGCCCTTGAGAATGCCTTCGCGCGCCGCTTGCAGGTCGGGCGGTTGCTTGTCCAGTGCCAGACGCAGCTGGTGACCGCCCTGAGGTACGGCAATCGCGGTCTGGTATTTGAGGTAAATCGCCTCGTCTCGGCTGTCGGCATACAGATTGAGGTAATAGATGGCGTCTTTCTGGCCCTTGGACCAGAGGCTTTCGCCTGCCACATAACCGCGAACGGCCGACAGGACGTAAAGACTCACGCCCCCCAGCAATGCCTGAAACAGCACGACGGCGATAAATGGCCAGACGATGCCCAACAATCGAGGCGTTCCGAGAGTCCGCTTTTGTTTCATTGGATTCCTTGCATGAGCAGCGCCCGCTCGTCGTCCGGACGAAATCGCTACCACGAGACTAGGTGGGCTTGCGGTTATAGGCAAGTCTGCAACCTTGCCCGATTTTTTTCCCCGCAATACCTATGCACCACTGTGCAATCGCCTCAGAACGATCTACTGCGAACATATCTTCTTCATTCCAGCGGGAATGAATCCACAGGGATGTACTTAATTTCAGAAGGACAACCAACCATGCAAATTCCATTGACTTCCGTCAGTGAAACTTCGAGTGACACACCTTCCAGCGCGATACGCCACAAGGCTTTGCTGGAGGAGTACAAGCAGTTGCTTGAACACTTGCGACACACCCCCGCCACCCCGATGGCACTGACCGAACGATTCATGAAAACTCACCCGCACTCGCCGCTTTACATGGAGGAGAAGAGAAAGCCCCCTGCCGCCACCGACTTGCCCAATACGTCAGCGGGATACTTCAGCCTCGCTCAATTGGCCGTGTATTACGGCCTGGCCCCCTGGGATCGAACCGATGAGGCCATGCATCAATCCAGCCTTCATGCCTTGGATGAAAAACGGGCACGGCACGCCCTGCAACTGGAAAGTGGCGTCAATATCGATGAACTGCTGTGCGCGCCGAGCGAGTCAGAGCGCAAGTCGCTGCGCAACAGACCTCGATCGACATCCCTCGAAGCGCAGCTTGCCAGTCTCACTGACTTGAAAATAAAAGGCGTCATTCGCGAGTTTCTTCCCGCAACCGAAACTTCTCTGATCGGTCACCTCGTTAGAGTCCTCCCTTCATCGGCGAGTGTCGTGGATGTTCAAGCGGCTCCCACGGTCTATCTGGAGAAGCTGCTGCAATCGACTGACGCCGACAGACTGGCACAAACGTTATTAGAGAAACTCGGCTGGTATGGCAGCAAGCCCGGAGAGGAAACCTCCCCGACCGTACGTTACAAAATGTTGAGCAGAGCCATTCGTTTATGGGAGCGACGAGACACTGGGGCAACAAGAGATATCGCTGGTTATCAATGGCACAAGCGATCCAATTATGGAAAAAGTTATCAGGCCATCTGGACCGAATTCGAAACCCATCTTCTCAATAGCGGACGCGCCTCGACCGCCGTCGAGGCGGCTCTGCTGGCAGCCTTGTACCGATTCGAGTTTCCCAGCGATTTTCACCGAACCGACATACCTGAGGATCTGCCCTACAAGAACTCGCTGGTATGGGTGAACTTCGTTCACGGACTCAACCTTGCCGAGCTCATTGAGCCTGACCGGCTATCACGCATGACATTCCAGCAACTGGTGGACTTCCCTTTGCAGGAACTTGCCGAGGCTACGGAGCAGGAGCGGGAATTGATCGCCTGGTTACGTTTTCCACCGACGATGGACTGGGCAATCGCCAACGGCATCGTGCTGGAGGACGCTCAATCCAATTACAGCCAGATCGATAGAGAACGCGCCATCGAAGCGCTCGATCAGTACACCAACAGGCTGACCGCCGCCATTGCCCAAATGGATATCGATTCACCAAAAAGACAGGATATTGCCGATCGTGAAATCAGAAAGGTTTTCGGACACCAGGTATTCACCACCGATGGTCGAAAACTGGTCAGGTATTACGGTCCGGCAAACGAATCCGCGCGGGTGCCTGACCTCAAACAAAAGAGAGAGTCCTTGCGCGATGTCTACATGTGGAAAGGACATGCCAATAAAAACTGGCTGATCACCCGACCCGATGGCGAAACAGTGACCACTGCCACGTTCAGCCTGGACTCCAGCGGCGCCATCCATACGACTGCCACCTGGATTCCACAGGTCATCCGGAACAGGACGTTTCCAGACGTCAACAAACTGTTCGAAAACGAATACCAGTCCTGGTTGACCACCACCAGAGCCGCCTATAAAACCTTGCTGACCCATCTGTTCTCCTGCCTGCCTCACGATGATCTCCAAGCCATGGAATTTGGCGAGACGAAAATCTACACACTGAGAAAAGCAACGCAGGGGCTGGAGGCAGATCAGGAAACAGCTTCACTTACCATGCCCTTGCGGCTGCGCACGGGGTTGATTCTGCGATTGAGCAACAACAGCAAAACCTCTTGGTATGAATGCCTGCCCCGAGCCGGGATCCTTCGCAAACGTAACGATATCACCGACAACATGCTCAACGGCCTGCTCATGACTGAACGGTGGCGCGTACGCACAACGGTGCGGGTACAGGTCCGGCGTGGCCAGTCAGTGCCATTCGATTGGGAAGCCCATGAAAAAGGAAAGTTGCCCAGAAAAGGAGCTACCTGCACAGCCATCATCGAGCAGTTGGGCAACACATACCCCCCTGAATCTCCGTCCGGCTATCCACCTCTGATGACTTCGAATCGGGCAGCCGCAATAGCTACCTATATCGCCAAAGCCCTGTTTTATTTTGACGAAGACGAATTGTTTGCGGTGGCCCGAAATCAGACCGATCTGGAACGACTGGAGGAAAAACGCCACACGCTTCTCGATGAACTCGTCAATTTTATGCCTTTCTTTGGCAATCTCGACGATCTCGATTCGGACAATCCCAATAAAAGAATTGGCGCCATTTTTGGCATGTACAGTGACTCGCTCTCTTTCGCCATGCCTATCGGAAAATTCATTTCCGGGACGCTGAAGCTGACCTCCACAGCGGTTCGCATGGGCTACAGGCACGCGCTACCGCAGTTTTCCGGGCTGGTTGCAAAACTGCTGGTTTCATCCCTGCAGAACTTCAATCCACTCGATGGTTTGGCGACTCTGGCCAGGAATCTGATACGAGGGCTTTATGCCAAGGTACGACAGGCATTGGTGCGGGTTGTAAGGCTCATCAAAAGACTGGCCGGAAGAACCGGCACCTATGATTTCGTCAAAAGCTTGCCTGAGGTTTCCGATCCTGGGCGTTACCGATTGCTTGCGCCCTCGGACGAACTGGCAACGACCCGCCACTCAGCCGATGTGCCAGTTCGAAAAGTCAACAGTACGCAACCGTTCGACTATCGAGTGATGGATCCACTCACCAATAAGCCTTATGGGCCGCCGCTGGCGGACAAGACATTCCGGCTGTCGCTGGGCCGCTCTGAATATTCGGCACTAGAAGCAACAGATCAGCAGGTAACCGTAAGAGTTGCGGAGAGTGCGCAGGTTCGCTCGATTCCTGAGATCGATGGAAGGACCACTCTGTTTATCGACGAAGTGCCTTACAGGCTGGACGGCGACTCGCTTAAACGCATCGAGATGATCGATGACAGTACAACGTTCAAGCATTCCGTCTGCCGAATCAGACGCGCGCCGGGCAACGAGGTATGTATCAATGAATTCTTCAACGGCGGTCCTCACCCTGACACCCCGGCGCTTGGTTCATTTGACGAGGACAAGGGGTACGCACCATGGTTCGGCGAAAAAATATGCCTTCCGCAGGCCCGGTCTGGGCAGACCGGTGAGTTTTTTATGCGAGACGGCAAGCTTTATCAAGTCACCAACGGCAAGGTGCAAGCCTGGCGAGGTGACCTGAGTAGCCTTGGTTTCCCTTCGAATCTGCCCGTCCCGAAAGACCAGCTTCTCGCTAACCTGCAGTTTCGCAAAGGTATCTATGGGCGAATCGAAATACAGGGGGCTTATGCAGGTAGCGACGAACTGCACCGAATCGGGGCCATTGTGGTTCCCGGTGCCGACGGCATCAGCACCCACATTTTCGCCTCGCCCATCAACGGCAAATACTATCTCGCGACGGTACCGTCGACAGATCAATTGAACCAGCACCAGACCTATTTCATGAAACTGCTGCCGCCAGTTCAACTGAAGACCGGATTGGGAGAGGAACTGTTACGGGTTTTTGATGGCTCGATGACCGCCAACAACATGGTGGCCTTACATGGTGCAGATAACGTTCAGCGCGCGATGAGGACCATGGAGACGATCGCCATTCCCATTGGCATCACCGATAACCCGCCGGCCAATATGAAATGGGTGAAGGTGGATACAAGCCCGGGAGAGGCATTGATGTTCGACGACGAGGTGAGAATGTCAGTGAACACTCTACCGGCAGGATCAAACGTCTGGGCACGCTCGCGTGCAATATCGGACGCGGCTAAACAAAGGACGGCGGAGATTTTCGATACCCTGTTCCAAAAAAAGGTGATCACTCAGGGAGAAAGCAGTGTTTTCAGAATCAACAACACAATGCAGAAACTCCATACGTCCCTAAAGTGGCCATTAAACAAAGGCAACGCGCGAAATATCGCGTACGCAGAAGTCACTAAAGTTGACGGAACACGGGAAATCTATGTCAGCGTCTCGGGCGGGAAGAAGATAACCAAAAACCTGCCGCTGTTCAAAAGTCACCCGGGAACGGGCCGAGTTCAGCTTGGAGATACAACCTATATCAACGTCGACTGGCAAGCATCCTGGCCAATGAGCTCTCTGGTTCTCGACGCTGATGACAGTTTGCTTGCCATTCCCAGAACCCCAATGACGCTCCCACCACAACCTACGTCTCTGGATAGCGAAAGCAAACTGATTGCCACCATTCGCAATGCTTACCCCGACAGACGATCAATCAGTTCCATCAACATCGCCACAACCATGGCGCCTTGCGAGTCCTGTGCTGTCGTGATGAAAGCGTTCGGGCATACCGGTGAGGATATTCCTCTGAACGTGATCTGGAACTGACCTACAACCGCTGCAAATGCCCATAAAGCTTGGCGTACAACCCGCCATCGGCAATCAGTTGCTGATGGTCGCCATCCTCGGCCACTTGTCCGCCGTCGAACACCAGCACCCGGTCCGCCTGCTTCACCGCTGACAAGCGGTGGGCAATGATCAGCGTGGTGCGGCCATGGAGGAACCGCGCCATGGCCTGGTGCAGGTTGTATTCGGTGGCGGCGTCGAGGGCTGACGTCGCCTCGTCGAGGATCACCACTTTGGGTTCGGCGAGGATCATCCGCGCAATTGCCAACCGTTGCCGCTGACCACCGGACAGGCGCACGCCGGAGCGGCCGACGATGCTGTCCAGCCCGTCCGGCAAGGCACGGATGGTGGGTTCGAGCTGGGCGATTTCCAGTGCCTGCCAGCAGGCTTCATCGCTGCGGGTGCGGCCCATGGTCAGGTTGGCGCGCACGGTGTCGTTGAACAGCGCCGGATGCTGCAGCACCACCGCGACATTTTCCCGAACCGTTTCCAGGCCGATTTCCTGCTGGGTCGATCCGCCGAAACGGATCGTCCCGGCCAGTGGCGTGTAGAGCCCCAGCAGCAATTGCACGAGGGTACTTTTGCCGCCGCCGCTGGCGCCGACAATCGCCACTTTCTCGCCCGGTGCGATGGACAGGTTCAACTGATCCAGCACCAGTTCGTCGCCATAACCGAAGCTCAACCCCTGCACCTGAATCCCGACCGTATCGCGGCCCTTGAACGGATCGACGCCGCCGGGGTATTGCGGCTCGTCGGCGCGCGCCAGCAGTTCGTTGATCCGCGACAGCGCACCGCCCGCCGCGTAGTAGGCGTATTGCAGGTTCAGCAGTTGTTCGACCGGGCCGATCATGAACCACAGATAGCTGAACACCGCGAGCATCTGGCCGATCGACAAGTCGGAGAACAACACCGTGAGCATCGCCGCCGCGCGGAAAATGTCGATGCCGAACTGGAACAACAAACCGCTGGCACGGTTGGATGCATCGGTCTTCCACTGCGAGTTGACCGCATAGTTGCGCACTTCCTGAGCTCGCAGACCGAGACGCCCGAGGAAGAAACCCTGACGGTTGCCGGCGCGCACTTCCTGGATCGCATCGAGGGTTTCGCTCAGCGCCTGGGTGAAGCGCGAGGTGCTGTCGTTCTCCAGTTTCTTCAGGTGCTTGACCCGCTTGCCCAACTGCACCGTGGCGTAGATCACCAACGGGTTGAACAGCAGGATCAGCAGCGCCAGTTTCCAGTGCATCCACATCAGGATGCTGGCGGTACCGACCAGCGTCAGCATCGCCACCAGGAAACGGCTAAGGGTTTCGCCGACAAACTTGTCGAGGGTATCGAGATCGGTGACCAGATGCGTGGTGACCGTGCCGCTGCCCAGGCTTTCGTATTCGCCGAGGGAGATCCGTTTGAGTCGTTCAATCAAACGCACGCGAATGCGATAAACGATGTCCTTGGCCAGCCGCGCAAACAACCGCGCCTGCAACACGCCAAAACACAGGGCACTGCAACGCAGGGTCAGCGTCACCACCAGCATCAGTCCGATGTAGCCCGCCGCTTGTTGCCACATCGAGGGCAGCACATGGTTCATGACTTTCAGCGCGGCATCGCCGTGACCGAGCAGGACTTCGTCCACCAGCAACGGCAGCAGCAGCGGAATCGGCACGCTGCACAGCGTCGCCAGTACGGCCACGCCGTTGGCGATCCACAGGGATTTTTTGTGATGAAGTGCCAGACGCCGGACTTCAGCCCAGCTCAGCCGGTCGACACGCTTGACGGCTGGCGTGTCATCGGCCGGGTCAGACACAGGCCGCGCGCTCCAGCCATCGACCGAGCAACGGCGACAGTTCACTGAGCGGCTGGTAACCGTTGGTCAGCAACGCCAGTTGGCCGTTGCGTTCGGCGAGCAGGGTCGGGAATCCGGCGATGCCCAGATCCTGCACCCAGCTGAAATCGGCCTGTGTCGCCTTGTGTTGATCGGCATGATCAAACAGGGCAGCAAATTCGATGCGCGGGACGCCGGCCTTCTCTGCCAGTTCCACCAGAACGCTGGCCTGAGTGACATCGCGACCTTCGGCGTAAAACGCGTGCTGGATCAACCCGACCAGTTTCCACGCGCAATCCGGTGCCAGGCTGCGCGCGGTGACGATGGCCCGACAGGCAGGTTCGGTGTCATAGACGAAGCCGTCCGGCAAGGCGCCTTCCAGCTTGAACGGCTGGCCGGTGGCCTCGGTGACCGCCTGCCAGTGTTCGAGAACGTAGCGCCGGGTGGTCGGCTCCAGCGCCGCACCGCTGCCGGTGCGCAACCCGCCGACCACCAGGTGCAGTTCCACCCCGGCTGCCTGCGCCTGCTCCACCAATGCCTTGGCTACCGGAGCAAATCCCCAGCACCACGAACACATCGGATCCATCACATAGAGCAGGCGTGCAGACATGATTAAGCCTCGGTGGATGCTTGCTTATCTTGCTTATAGTTGTAGCCGATCGGGTGCGGCATGTTGCGCGCTTTTGCCAGTTCGATCTGCTTCTGGCGGTCGATCGCACTGCGGCGGGTCTTCTCGCTCAGGGTGTCCCAGCAGTGCGGGCAGCTGATGCCGGCCACGTAATGCTCGGAAGCGCGATCTTCAACGCTGACCGGGGTACGGCAGGCATGGCACTGATCGTAGTCGCCTTCGCTCAGGTCATGGCGCACGGTCACGCGGTTGTCGAACACGAAGCAGTCGCCCTGCCATTTGGTTTCTTCCTGCGGCACCTCCTCGAGGTACTTCAGGATGCCGCCCTTGAGGTGGTAAACCTCTTCGAAACCTTCGCCGAGCATGTAGCTCGAGGCTTTTTCGCAGCGAATGCCGCCGGTGCAGAACATCGCGACTTTCTTGTGCACGGCCGGATCGAAGTGTTCTTTGATGTAGTCGGGGAATTCGCGAAAACTGGTGGTTTTCGGATCGATGGCGCCTTCGAAGGTGCCGATCGAGACTTCGTAATCGTTGCGGGTGTCGATCAGCAGCACTTCCGGGTCGCTGATCAGCGCGTTCCAGTCCTGCGGTTCGACGTAGGTGCCGACCTTCTTGTTCGGGTCGACGCCTTCGACGCCCAGGGTCACGATCTCTTTCTTGAGCTTGACCTTGGTGCGGTAGAACGGCTGCTCGTCGCAGTACGATTCCTTGTGATCGATATCGACCATGCGCGGATCGTTGCGCAGCCAGGCCAGCAGGCCGTCGATGCCTTCACGACTGCCGGAAACCGTGCCGTTGATGCCTTCTTCGGCGATCAGCAGGGTGCCTTTGATGCCGTTGTCGACCATCGCTTGCAGCAGGGGCTCGCGCAGGTTGACGTAATCTTCGAGGGTGACGAACTTGTACAGTGCCGCCACGACAATCGGTTGTGTCATGGGTATTTCTCCAGGTGGCTACCCTCGTAAAGGGTGAACCGGATGCGAAAAAAAACGCGCCGGGTGAGCGGCGCGTTGCGGATTCTAGCAAAAAACCTCAGTTCATTGCTGCAAGGCTCAATGCTTGCTGCCGCCGGCACAGGTCGGCGACGCCGGAGCGACGCCTGTCTCTGCCCATTCCTGCGGGGTGTAGGTGTGCAGCGCCAACGCATGAAACTCGCCCATCAGCTCGCCGAGCGTGCCGTAGACTTTCTGGTGGCGTTTGACCCGGTTCAGGCCTTCGAACTGCGCACTGACCACCACTGCCTTGAAGTGGGTCTGCAACCCGCGACTGTGCATGTGGCTTTCGTCCAGTACTTGCAGATGCTCAGGCTGAAGCAGCGCCAGCGTCGATTCGATGCGTTGTTGCATGGTCATCACGAACTCCGCTTACTTCTTCTTGGCCGGAGCCGCGCCTTTCGGTGCCAGCTCGTTGGTCATGTCGTCCAGCAGCTTGTTGACCACTGGTACGGCGCTTTCCAGTTTGGCCTGAGTCATCTGGGCCGATTGCTGAGTCAGCTGCGGCATTTTTTCCAGGACTTTCTTGCCCAGTGGCGACTGGTAGAACGCGACCAGGTCTTTCAATTCCTGTTCGCTGAAATTGCTGGTGTAGAGCTTGACCATGTCCGGCTTCAGCTTGTTCCAGCCAATGGCCTGGTCCAGGGCGGCGTTGGCCTTGGCCTGGTAGGTATCCAGTACGGCTTTCTTGGATTCCGGCGCCTTGGTCTGTTCAAAACGCTGGGCGAACATCTGCTGAACCTGCATGTACACCGGAGTGCCCAGCTTGTCAGCGTGCGCCAGAGTCAGGAAAGTTTCGGCACTGGCGTTGTGGCTGGCGGTATCGGCGAACACCTGGCCGCTGGCGCAAACCAGGGCAACCGCGGTGCAGATGGCACGAAGACGAGTCATCGAGTTTCCTTTTCAGCTAGGCGAGGTAAAACCCCAAGGGCGACCATTCTGCGCCTGAATAACGCTGCGGCTCAACCCCCGGCCCTTGCCGCGCTTGATTGGCGGGGATTTGCCGGTCAACAATCGGCCGGAGGGAACCACCCGGGCCGACACCGGCCTAAACTGCGCAAACAGACCAACAGGAGTGTGCACGATGAGCCGTATCGAAACCGACAGCCTGGGCCAGATCGAGGTCCCGGACGACGCTTACTGGGGCGCTCAGACGCAACGCTCGCTGATCAACTTCGCCATCGGTCAGGAACGCATGCCCTTGCCGGTACTGCACGCCCTGGCGCTGATCAAGAAAGCCGCGGCCCGGGTCAACGACCGCAACGGCGACCTGCCCGCCGACATCGCCCGCCTGATCGAACAGGCCGCCGACGAAGTGCTCGACGGCCAGCACGACGACCAGTTCCCGCTGGTGGTCTGGCAGACCGGCAGCGGCACCCAAAGCAACATGAACGCCAACGAAGTGATTGCCGGGCGCGCCAACGAACTGGCCGGCAACCCGCGCGGCGGCAAGACGCCGGTGCACCCCAACGATCACGTCAACCGCTCGCAGAGTTCCAACGATTGCTTCCCCACTGCCATGAGCATCGCCACTGCGCAAGCGGTGCAGGCCCAACTGCTGCCGGCGATCGCCGAGCTGTCGGGTGGTCTGGCCGAGCTGTCGGCGCGGCACATGAAACTGGTGAAGACCGGCCGCACCCACATGATGGACGCCACGCCGATCACCTTCGGCCAGGAGATTTCCGGTTTCATAGCGCAGCTGGATTACGCTGAACGAGCGATCCGCGCGGCGTTGCCGGCGGTCTGCGAACTGGCACAGGGCGGTACCGCCGTCGGCACCGGGCTCAATTCGCCCCACGGTTTC
The window above is part of the Pseudomonas fluorescens genome. Proteins encoded here:
- a CDS encoding ABC transporter ATP-binding protein; amino-acid sequence: MSDPADDTPAVKRVDRLSWAEVRRLALHHKKSLWIANGVAVLATLCSVPIPLLLPLLVDEVLLGHGDAALKVMNHVLPSMWQQAAGYIGLMLVVTLTLRCSALCFGVLQARLFARLAKDIVYRIRVRLIERLKRISLGEYESLGSGTVTTHLVTDLDTLDKFVGETLSRFLVAMLTLVGTASILMWMHWKLALLILLFNPLVIYATVQLGKRVKHLKKLENDSTSRFTQALSETLDAIQEVRAGNRQGFFLGRLGLRAQEVRNYAVNSQWKTDASNRASGLLFQFGIDIFRAAAMLTVLFSDLSIGQMLAVFSYLWFMIGPVEQLLNLQYAYYAAGGALSRINELLARADEPQYPGGVDPFKGRDTVGIQVQGLSFGYGDELVLDQLNLSIAPGEKVAIVGASGGGKSTLVQLLLGLYTPLAGTIRFGGSTQQEIGLETVRENVAVVLQHPALFNDTVRANLTMGRTRSDEACWQALEIAQLEPTIRALPDGLDSIVGRSGVRLSGGQRQRLAIARMILAEPKVVILDEATSALDAATEYNLHQAMARFLHGRTTLIIAHRLSAVKQADRVLVFDGGQVAEDGDHQQLIADGGLYAKLYGHLQRL
- a CDS encoding DsbA family protein, whose protein sequence is MCSWCWGFAPVAKALVEQAQAAGVELHLVVGGLRTGSGAALEPTTRRYVLEHWQAVTEATGQPFKLEGALPDGFVYDTEPACRAIVTARSLAPDCAWKLVGLIQHAFYAEGRDVTQASVLVELAEKAGVPRIEFAALFDHADQHKATQADFSWVQDLGIAGFPTLLAERNGQLALLTNGYQPLSELSPLLGRWLERAACV
- a CDS encoding rhodanese-related sulfurtransferase, which translates into the protein MTQPIVVAALYKFVTLEDYVNLREPLLQAMVDNGIKGTLLIAEEGINGTVSGSREGIDGLLAWLRNDPRMVDIDHKESYCDEQPFYRTKVKLKKEIVTLGVEGVDPNKKVGTYVEPQDWNALISDPEVLLIDTRNDYEVSIGTFEGAIDPKTTSFREFPDYIKEHFDPAVHKKVAMFCTGGIRCEKASSYMLGEGFEEVYHLKGGILKYLEEVPQEETKWQGDCFVFDNRVTVRHDLSEGDYDQCHACRTPVSVEDRASEHYVAGISCPHCWDTLSEKTRRSAIDRQKQIELAKARNMPHPIGYNYKQDKQASTEA
- a CDS encoding BolA family protein, which codes for MTMQQRIESTLALLQPEHLQVLDESHMHSRGLQTHFKAVVVSAQFEGLNRVKRHQKVYGTLGELMGEFHALALHTYTPQEWAETGVAPASPTCAGGSKH
- a CDS encoding DUF2059 domain-containing protein, which produces MTRLRAICTAVALVCASGQVFADTASHNASAETFLTLAHADKLGTPVYMQVQQMFAQRFEQTKAPESKKAVLDTYQAKANAALDQAIGWNKLKPDMVKLYTSNFSEQELKDLVAFYQSPLGKKVLEKMPQLTQQSAQMTQAKLESAVPVVNKLLDDMTNELAPKGAAPAKKK
- a CDS encoding class II fumarate hydratase, producing the protein MSRIETDSLGQIEVPDDAYWGAQTQRSLINFAIGQERMPLPVLHALALIKKAAARVNDRNGDLPADIARLIEQAADEVLDGQHDDQFPLVVWQTGSGTQSNMNANEVIAGRANELAGNPRGGKTPVHPNDHVNRSQSSNDCFPTAMSIATAQAVQAQLLPAIAELSGGLAELSARHMKLVKTGRTHMMDATPITFGQEISGFIAQLDYAERAIRAALPAVCELAQGGTAVGTGLNSPHGFGEAIAAELAALSGLPFVTAPNKFAALAGHEPLTTLSGALKTLAVALMKIANDLRLLGSGPRAGFAEVKLPANEPGSSIMPGKVNPTQCEALSMLACQVLGNDVAIGFAASQGHLQLNVFKPVIIHNLLQSIRLLADGCSNFQQHCIAGLEPDAEVMAKHLERGLMLVTALNPHIGYDKSAEIAKKAYSEGKTLREAALELGYLTDEEFDAWVRPENMIEAGAKG